A single genomic interval of Lathyrus oleraceus cultivar Zhongwan6 chromosome 7, CAAS_Psat_ZW6_1.0, whole genome shotgun sequence harbors:
- the LOC127101612 gene encoding cellulose synthase-like protein H1 → MANPNSVLPLYEKNWYKHNYKRVLDSIILILLLMLLGYRLIFVNNYSLPWFVAFMCECWFTLGWIFTISTQWNPALVKTYPQRLLQSVSVEELPAVDIFVTTADDELEPPIITVNTVLSLLSLDYPSHKLSCYVSDDACSPLIFYALQQASNFAKHWVPFCKKYNVQTRAPFRYFIDDNDECMTNNEEFRQEWLQMKDMYENLIREIDVYPKSIPCLFEGEFAAFSNTTRTNHPAIIKVIWENKEMVEDGLPHLIYLSREKRPKQPHHFKAGAMNVLTRVSGLITNAPFMLNVDCDMFVNNPKIAQHAMCILLDSKGEKEVAFVQCPQQFYATLKDDPFGNQLVILYKYLGAGLAGLQGTFYCGTNCFHRRKVMYGLSSDDMENGLNKLSDEELKQISGASNELRKSIVHALKGKTNSPSDINVKKGIEEANQVACYGYEYGTAWGKQIGWMYGSIAEDVLTGLKMHEKGWRSEFCTPDLVAFTGCAPSDNITSMSQQKRWATGLLEVFFSKHCPIFGTIFAKLSFREFLAYMWIINWGFNPFAQVCYSCLIAYCIITNSYFLPKDQGIYIPITIVVIYNIYTLYEYLASDMTIRAWWNSQRMSIITPMNAGFCGFITMLLKLLGISNTVFDITKKDLLLYNNDKDDKNVGRHTFDESLIFLPGTTVLLMQLTAILIKLLGFQKQGLRGDYECGMVEMLCSFYLIICYWPFLRGLFETGKYGIPLSTICKGGTLTCLFIFLCRRTIST, encoded by the exons ATGGCTAATCCAAACTCGGTGCTTCCTTTGTATGAAAAAAATTGGTACAAACACAATTACAAAAGAGTGTTGGATAGCATAATTTTAATCCTTCTTTTGATGCTGCTTGGTTATCGTCTTATATTTGTCAACAACTACTCTCTTCCTTGGTTTGTTGCTTTCATGTGTGAATGTTGGTTCACCTTAGGTTGGATTTTCACCATTTCCACTCAATGGAATCCTGCTCTTGTCAAAACCTACCCTCAACGCCTCCTCCAAAG TGTGAGCGTTGAAGAACTCCCAGCAGTAGATATATTTGTGACAACAGCAGACGACGAGTTAGAACCTCCAATAATCACAGTAAACACAGTGTTATCACTATTATCACTCGATTATCCATCTCACAAACTATCTTGTTACGTTTCCGATGATGCTTGTTCTCCTCTAATCTTCTACGCTCTTCAACAAGCTTCCAATTTCGCAAAACATTGGGTCCCTTTTTGTAAGAAGTACAACGTACAAACTCGAGCTCCATTTAGATACTTCATTGATGACAACGACGAGTGCATGACAAATAATGAAGAATTCAGACAAGAATGGTTGCAGATGAAG GATATGTATGAGAATCTTATCCGTGAAATTGATGTGTACCCAAAATCGATTCCATGCTTATTTGAAGGAGAATTTGCAGCTTTTTCAAATACAACTCGGACGAATCATCCCGCTATTATCAAG GTTATATGGGAGAACAAGGAAATGGTTGAAGATGGATTGCCACATTTGATCTACTTATCTAGAGAGAAGAGGCCAAAGCAACCACATCATTTCAAAGCCGGTGCAATGAATGTCTTG ACAAGAGTCTCAGGCTTGATTACCAATGCACCTTTTATGTTGAACGTCGATTGTGACATGTTTGTAAACAATCCAAAGATTGCTCAACATGCTATGTGCATTTTGCTTGATTCAAAAGGAGAAAAAGAAGTTGCTTTTGTTCAATGTCCTCAACAATTTTATGCTACACTCAAAGACGATCCTTTTGGAAATCAGTTGGTCATTTTGTATAAG TATCTAGGAGCTGGATTAGCAGGACTCCAAGGAACTTTCTATTGTGGGACAAATTGTTTTCATAGAAGAAAAGTTATGTACGGTCTTTCTTCTGATGACATGGAAAATG GGTTAAACAAATTATCAGATGAAGAGTTAAAACAAATATCTGGAGCTTCCAACGAACTTAGGAAATCAATTGTTCATGCTTTGAAAGGGAAGACAAATTCACCTAGTGACATTAATGTTAAAAAGGGAATTGAAGAAGCTAATCAAGTTGCTTGTTATGGATATGAATATGGAACTGCTTGGGGTAAACAG ATTGGTTGGATGTATGGATCAATAGCAGAAGATGTTTTAACAGGACTGAAAATGCACGAAAAAGGTTGGAGATCGGAATTTTGTACACCAGATCTAGTTGCTTTCACAGGTTGTGCTCCAAGTGATAATATAACAAGTATGTCACAACAAAAGAGATGGGCCACAGGATTGCTTGAAGTCTTCTTTAGCAAGCATTGTCCTATTTTTGGTACCATTTTTGCTAAACTTTCTTTTAGGGAATTCTTAGCTTATATGTGGATCATTAATTGGGGATTCAACCCATTTGCTCAAGTATGCTACTCTTGTCTCATTGCTTACTGCATCATTACCAACTCATATTTCTTGCCGAAG GATCAAGGCATATATATTCCTATAACAATAGTTGTGATTTACAATATATATACTCTATATGAATATTTGGCTTCAGATATGACAATTAGAGCATGGTGGAACAGTCAAAGAATGTCAATAATAACACCTATGAATGCTGGGTTTTGTGGATTTATTACCATGTTACTAAAATTATTGGGAATATCCAACACTGTTTTCGACATAACAAAGAAAGATCTTCTCTTGTATAACAATGATAAGGATGATAAGAATGTCGGTAGACACACGTTCGACGAGTCGTTGATTTTTTTGCCGGGAACAACTGTCTTGCTAATGCAATTGACAGCAATATTGATCAAGTTGTTGGGGTTTCAAAAACAAGGATTGAGGGGGGATTATGAGTGTGGAATGGTTGAAATGTTGTGTAGTTTTTATTTGATCATATGTTACTGGCCATTTCTTAGAGGATTGTTTGAGACAGGAAAATATGGGATTCCTTTGTCTACGATATGCAAAGGAGGAACTTTGACATGTTTGTTTATCTTTCTATGTAGAAGGACAATTTCTACTTGA